Proteins encoded together in one Telopea speciosissima isolate NSW1024214 ecotype Mountain lineage chromosome 6, Tspe_v1, whole genome shotgun sequence window:
- the LOC122666126 gene encoding transcription factor LHW-like isoform X2, whose amino-acid sequence MSFRLKVELKRLCCNNGWSYGVFWRVHRRNSLLLTLEDAYYGEQMGLVINKMLPRVHVLGEGIVGQAAFTGKHHWFFLDAYYGERSSKGHVAGQNIFQVQDNSDFHHQFSSGIKTVAVISVAPQGVIQFGSTEKILESLEFVDHTRSLFRQIERADELVLSGNALRDSSGEVYDPCGSFSSAVLSGNSYSHYRNIEPLHDDSCKELMAKSNSSSFTPEWHHVSMSTLIGNQFHLKSQYNMAGAEAQVILSKPCLQLPQVLSESYSSCTDNTVGRHQTMSSLSGEGSTMTSFERPLLCGSGICVTPKVSSATLNTPVSSKNVFVDFQGESTFPPLCSMGRSHDMVSELVDIQPPTHLTHSTEDELRKVPSSFPAFTGVSRSFNTMEAVSEPNPVHNLSQLDVPPLGQGNNGLAPPTLNDNLSQSVVLPGDILNQAVTPATNNINSYGAVCDWKGNSSNVPMQLPTENELFDSLGLDFGSFQSGESWGDVILPLGTGGYPTLSTGISESISEVVPQKGFFSEGVLENMLNDVVCSFNSVTKPSSHDSRTTIARTGSTSEFWNQIQLAGLSCLGGNMDVMLPECNNNMLGTQKEIVAKSQVGSWIDDSYSINVESAVVTQPKRTEEPTKVTKKRARPGETTRPRPKDRQQIQDRVKELREIVPNGAKCSIDALLDRTIKHMLFLQSVTKYADQLKQADEPQIIGDESCVILKDNLSGGGCGATWAFEVGGQTLVCPIIVEELRPPGQMLIEMLCEERGFFLEIADIIRGFGLTILKGVMEAREDKLWARFVIEANKEITRMDIFLSLVQLLQQTVSSGVGSGNQLT is encoded by the exons ATGAGTTTTCGGCTTAAAGTTGAGCTTAAGAGACTCTGTTGTAACAATGGGTGGTCGTATGGGGTCTTCTGGCGCGTCCATCGCCGTAATTCCCT GCTGTTGACCTTGGAAGATGCCTACTATGGAGAACAAATGGGCTTGGTGATTAACAAAATGCTTCCTCGGGTCCATGTGCTGGGAGAAGG AATCGTTGGACAAGCTGCTTTTACTGGGAAGCACCACTGGTTCTTTTTAGATGCTTACTATGGAGAAAGGAGTTCTAAAGGACATGTTGCTGGTCAAAATATCTTCCAG GTGCAGGATAATTCGGATTTTCATCATCAATTTTCCTCTGGAATAAAG ACAGTCGCAGTAATTTCTGTGGCACCACAGGGTGTGATACAGTTTGGATCCACTGAGAAG ATTCTGGAGAGCTTAGAGTTTGTGGATCACACAAGAAGCTTGTTTCGGCAGATTGAAAGGGCTGATGAGCTTGTTCTATCAGGGAATGCACTAAGAGATTCAAGTGGTGAAGTCTATGATCCATGCGGATCTTTTTCTTCTGCAGTATTGTCTGGAAATTCCTATTCGCACTACAGAAACATTGAACCCTTGCACGATGACAGCTGCAAAGAGCTGATGGCAAAATCCaattcttcctcttttacaCCAGAGTGGCACCATGTTAGCATGTCCACCTTGATTGGTAATCAATTTCACCTCAAAAGTCAATATAACATGGCAGGTGCGGAGGCTCAAGTGATATTATCAAAACCTTGTTTACAGTTACCACAGGTCTTGTCAGAGTCTTATTCCAGTTGTACTGACAACACTGTTGGCAGACACCAAACCATGAGTTCACTGAGTGGTGAAGGTTCAACCATGACTTCATTTGAGAGACCATTGCTGTGTGGATCAGGAATTTGTGTTACTCCAAAAGTATCTTCTGCCACCCTGAATACTCCTGTCTCTTCCAAGAATGTGTTTGTGGATTTTCAAGGGGAGTCAACCTTTCCTCCATTATGCAGCATGGGCAGATCACATGATATGGTGTCT GAATTGGTAGACATCCAGCCACCCACCCACTTAACCCATTCAACAGAAGATGAACTTCGAAAGGTGCCATCTAGCTTTCCTGCTTTCACTGGGGTGTCTAGGTCATTCAATACCATGGAAGCTGTCTCTGAACCCAACCCAGTACATAATCTTTCTCAGTTGGATGTTCCACCACTGGGGCAGGGAAACAATGGATTGGCTCCTCCGACACTGAATGATAATTTGTCACAATCAGTAGTACTGCCAGGTGATATTTTGAATCAGGCGGTTACTCCTGCcacaaataacataaattcttATGGTGCCGTTTGTGACTGGAAAGGGAACTCTTCAAATGTTCCTATGCAACTACCTACTGAAAATGAGCTTTTTGATAGTTTGGGATTGGATTTTGGCAGCTTCCAGAGTGGAGAGAGTTGGGGTGATGTTATATTGCCCCTAGGAACTGGTGGTTACCCGACCTTGAGTACTGGTATTTCAGAGTCTATCTCAGAGGTTGTTCCCCAGAAAGGATTCTTCTCTGAGGGTGTACTTGAAAATATGTTAAACGATGTTGTTTGTAGTTTTAACTCAGTTACCAAACCTAGCTCCCACGATTCCAGAACTACCATAGCGAGGACAGGAAGCACATCAGAATTCTGGAATCAAATTCAGTTGGCTGGTCTTTCTTGCTTGGGTGGAAATATGGATGTGATGCTGCCTGAATGTAATAACAACATGCTTGGAACTCAGAAAGAAATTGTGGCAAAATCTCAGGTGGGATCATGGATAGATGATAGCTATAGCATCAATGTGGAGAGTGCTGTGGTTACTCAGCCTAAGAGAACTGAAGAACCAACCAAAGTTACCAAGAaaagagctcggccaggagaAACTACTCGGCCAAGGCCCAAAGATCGTCAGCAAATCCAAGACCGTGTCAAAGAGCTGCGAGAGATTGTGCCTAATGGTGCAAAG TGTAGCATTGATGCTTTGTTGGATCGAACCATCAAACATATGCTCTTCTTGCAAAGTGTGACTAAATATGCCGACCAACTTAAACAAGCTGATGAGCCTCAG ATAATTGGTGATGAGAGCTGTGTGATTCTGAAAGACAATTTGAGTGGTGGTGGCTGTGGTGCTACCTGGGCTTTTGAAGTGGGCGGTCAAACCTTGGTCTGCCCAATTATAGTTGAGGAACTCAGGCCCCCTGGGCAGATGCTGATTGAG ATGCTTTGTGAAGAGCGGGGTTTCTTCCTTGAGATAGCAGACATTATTCGTGGTTTTGGCTTGACTATCTTGAAGGGAGTAATGGAAGCTCGGGAAGATAAGTTATGGGCACGCTTTGTCATTgag GCAAACAAGGAAATAACTAGAATGGATATATTTTTGTCACTTGTTCAACTTCTTCAGCAAACAGTGAGTAGCGGGGTTGGTTCAGGTAATCAGTTAACATAA
- the LOC122666126 gene encoding transcription factor LHW-like isoform X1, whose product MSFRLKVELKRLCCNNGWSYGVFWRVHRRNSLLLTLEDAYYGEQMGLVINKMLPRVHVLGEGIVGQAAFTGKHHWFFLDAYYGERSSKGHVAGQNIFQVQDNSDFHHQFSSGIKTVAVISVAPQGVIQFGSTEKILESLEFVDHTRSLFRQIERADELVLSGNALRDSSGEVYDPCGSFSSAVLSGNSYSHYRNIEPLHDDSCKELMAKSNSSSFTPEWHHVSMSTLIGNQFHLKSQYNMAGAEAQVILSKPCLQLPQVLSESYSSCTDNTVGRHQTMSSLSGEGSTMTSFERPLLCGSGICVTPKVSSATLNTPVSSKNVFVDFQGESTFPPLCSMGRSHDMVSDKGVVEANKASGSGSQELVDIQPPTHLTHSTEDELRKVPSSFPAFTGVSRSFNTMEAVSEPNPVHNLSQLDVPPLGQGNNGLAPPTLNDNLSQSVVLPGDILNQAVTPATNNINSYGAVCDWKGNSSNVPMQLPTENELFDSLGLDFGSFQSGESWGDVILPLGTGGYPTLSTGISESISEVVPQKGFFSEGVLENMLNDVVCSFNSVTKPSSHDSRTTIARTGSTSEFWNQIQLAGLSCLGGNMDVMLPECNNNMLGTQKEIVAKSQVGSWIDDSYSINVESAVVTQPKRTEEPTKVTKKRARPGETTRPRPKDRQQIQDRVKELREIVPNGAKCSIDALLDRTIKHMLFLQSVTKYADQLKQADEPQIIGDESCVILKDNLSGGGCGATWAFEVGGQTLVCPIIVEELRPPGQMLIEMLCEERGFFLEIADIIRGFGLTILKGVMEAREDKLWARFVIEANKEITRMDIFLSLVQLLQQTVSSGVGSGNQLT is encoded by the exons ATGAGTTTTCGGCTTAAAGTTGAGCTTAAGAGACTCTGTTGTAACAATGGGTGGTCGTATGGGGTCTTCTGGCGCGTCCATCGCCGTAATTCCCT GCTGTTGACCTTGGAAGATGCCTACTATGGAGAACAAATGGGCTTGGTGATTAACAAAATGCTTCCTCGGGTCCATGTGCTGGGAGAAGG AATCGTTGGACAAGCTGCTTTTACTGGGAAGCACCACTGGTTCTTTTTAGATGCTTACTATGGAGAAAGGAGTTCTAAAGGACATGTTGCTGGTCAAAATATCTTCCAG GTGCAGGATAATTCGGATTTTCATCATCAATTTTCCTCTGGAATAAAG ACAGTCGCAGTAATTTCTGTGGCACCACAGGGTGTGATACAGTTTGGATCCACTGAGAAG ATTCTGGAGAGCTTAGAGTTTGTGGATCACACAAGAAGCTTGTTTCGGCAGATTGAAAGGGCTGATGAGCTTGTTCTATCAGGGAATGCACTAAGAGATTCAAGTGGTGAAGTCTATGATCCATGCGGATCTTTTTCTTCTGCAGTATTGTCTGGAAATTCCTATTCGCACTACAGAAACATTGAACCCTTGCACGATGACAGCTGCAAAGAGCTGATGGCAAAATCCaattcttcctcttttacaCCAGAGTGGCACCATGTTAGCATGTCCACCTTGATTGGTAATCAATTTCACCTCAAAAGTCAATATAACATGGCAGGTGCGGAGGCTCAAGTGATATTATCAAAACCTTGTTTACAGTTACCACAGGTCTTGTCAGAGTCTTATTCCAGTTGTACTGACAACACTGTTGGCAGACACCAAACCATGAGTTCACTGAGTGGTGAAGGTTCAACCATGACTTCATTTGAGAGACCATTGCTGTGTGGATCAGGAATTTGTGTTACTCCAAAAGTATCTTCTGCCACCCTGAATACTCCTGTCTCTTCCAAGAATGTGTTTGTGGATTTTCAAGGGGAGTCAACCTTTCCTCCATTATGCAGCATGGGCAGATCACATGATATGGTGTCTGACAAAGGAGTAGTTGAGGCCAACAAAGCTAGTGGATCTGGCTCACAGGAATTGGTAGACATCCAGCCACCCACCCACTTAACCCATTCAACAGAAGATGAACTTCGAAAGGTGCCATCTAGCTTTCCTGCTTTCACTGGGGTGTCTAGGTCATTCAATACCATGGAAGCTGTCTCTGAACCCAACCCAGTACATAATCTTTCTCAGTTGGATGTTCCACCACTGGGGCAGGGAAACAATGGATTGGCTCCTCCGACACTGAATGATAATTTGTCACAATCAGTAGTACTGCCAGGTGATATTTTGAATCAGGCGGTTACTCCTGCcacaaataacataaattcttATGGTGCCGTTTGTGACTGGAAAGGGAACTCTTCAAATGTTCCTATGCAACTACCTACTGAAAATGAGCTTTTTGATAGTTTGGGATTGGATTTTGGCAGCTTCCAGAGTGGAGAGAGTTGGGGTGATGTTATATTGCCCCTAGGAACTGGTGGTTACCCGACCTTGAGTACTGGTATTTCAGAGTCTATCTCAGAGGTTGTTCCCCAGAAAGGATTCTTCTCTGAGGGTGTACTTGAAAATATGTTAAACGATGTTGTTTGTAGTTTTAACTCAGTTACCAAACCTAGCTCCCACGATTCCAGAACTACCATAGCGAGGACAGGAAGCACATCAGAATTCTGGAATCAAATTCAGTTGGCTGGTCTTTCTTGCTTGGGTGGAAATATGGATGTGATGCTGCCTGAATGTAATAACAACATGCTTGGAACTCAGAAAGAAATTGTGGCAAAATCTCAGGTGGGATCATGGATAGATGATAGCTATAGCATCAATGTGGAGAGTGCTGTGGTTACTCAGCCTAAGAGAACTGAAGAACCAACCAAAGTTACCAAGAaaagagctcggccaggagaAACTACTCGGCCAAGGCCCAAAGATCGTCAGCAAATCCAAGACCGTGTCAAAGAGCTGCGAGAGATTGTGCCTAATGGTGCAAAG TGTAGCATTGATGCTTTGTTGGATCGAACCATCAAACATATGCTCTTCTTGCAAAGTGTGACTAAATATGCCGACCAACTTAAACAAGCTGATGAGCCTCAG ATAATTGGTGATGAGAGCTGTGTGATTCTGAAAGACAATTTGAGTGGTGGTGGCTGTGGTGCTACCTGGGCTTTTGAAGTGGGCGGTCAAACCTTGGTCTGCCCAATTATAGTTGAGGAACTCAGGCCCCCTGGGCAGATGCTGATTGAG ATGCTTTGTGAAGAGCGGGGTTTCTTCCTTGAGATAGCAGACATTATTCGTGGTTTTGGCTTGACTATCTTGAAGGGAGTAATGGAAGCTCGGGAAGATAAGTTATGGGCACGCTTTGTCATTgag GCAAACAAGGAAATAACTAGAATGGATATATTTTTGTCACTTGTTCAACTTCTTCAGCAAACAGTGAGTAGCGGGGTTGGTTCAGGTAATCAGTTAACATAA
- the LOC122664755 gene encoding 50S ribosomal protein L11-like, with amino-acid sequence MSSVKEILKRKPVNATIRLTVPAGGARPGPPVGPALGQYRLNLMTFCKDFNARTQKYKPDTPMAVTITAFKDNTFEFTVKSPSVTWYLKKAAGIEFGSRLPGHVVASVLTLKHIYEIAKIKQSDPYCQYMSLEAISKSIIGTANSMGIKVQKELD; translated from the coding sequence ATGTCATCTGTAAAAGAGATCCTAAAGCGCAAGCCGGTGAACGCTACAATCCGGCTGACTGTTCCTGCTGGTGGTGCCCGACCAGGTCCACCTGTTGGACCAGCCCTGGGCCAGTATCGTCTTAACTTAATGACCTTCTGCAAGGACTTCAATGCTCGAACCCAGAAGTATAAACCTGACACCCCAATGGCTGTTACCATCACTGCTTTCAAAGATAACACCTTTGAATTCACAGTTAAGTCTCCTTCTGTCACTTGGTACCTCAAAAAGGCAGCTGGAATTGAGTTTGGAAGCCGTCTCCCTGGCCATGTTGTTGCATCGGTGTTGACTCTGAAGCACATATATGAGATAGCTAAGATAAAACAGTCTGATCCTTATTGTCAGTACATGTCATTGGAGGCAATCTCCAAATCAATCATTGGAACTGCTAATAGTATGGGAATTAAGGTTCAGAAGGAATTAGATTGA